From the Pseudomonas syringae KCTC 12500 genome, the window TGATCAATCACCGATAACGCAATGCTTCCAGCAACGGGGCAAGGTCGTTGACCGCCGCGTGGCCAATAATAGTGAATGACTACTCTGTGTCGGATCGCGCAGGCATTAGTATTTCTGCTTGAGCCTCGACCACATCAGCGATGCAAGCGAGCGGGATGCCATGAGCTGTTCCCCGGCTCGAACTGCAGAGGGCAGGGCATGCCACGGTATGCTCGCAGTTCGGTGGTGCTGCAAGTGCAGGTTGATGTGGTAGGGCCAGATGAACAATCGTCCCAGCCAGCCGACGCGCCAGGCGTAGGTCCAATCTCCCTGGCCGGGCGATTCGAGCTTTGATCGCGCTGTGCTTTAACGGTCTTTCAGCCTCGGCTGCACTGAATCCGCCAGTTGCGTCAGTATCAGGCAGCACGACACCGCGCCTGCATCCAGCACGCCGAGCGACCGTTCGCCGAGGCGGCTCGCCCGGCCTATCTTCGCGACCAGATCACGGGTGGAATCGCGCCCTTGTGATGCAGCGCTTTTCATTGTATCGAGCGCTGCACTGAATGATTCCCCCCGGGCGTGGGCCTGCTCGAAGGCTTCGACGGCCGGAATCAAGGTATCCATCAAGCATTTGTCGCCGACCCCGGCTTCGGTGATGTCCTGCAGTGAGGTGAGGCCGCCGCGAAGCAGACTGGCGAAGGCAGCGGCATCGATCTGCTCGCAGCCGCGTACCTGATCGGCCATGCCGATAAACAGGCTGCCGTACAGCGGGCCCATGGAGCCGCCGATGCCTTCCATCAGACTCAGGGTCAGCTCATCCAGCGCCTCGGCGAGGCTCAGCTGGCGGCCTTCGATGGTACGACCGCAGTGGGCGAAGCCCTTGGCCATGTTGATGCCATGGTCGCCGTCACCGATCGCGCCATCCACTTCGCTGAGGTATTCGCGATTGGCGACGATCACGCTCACCAGGTCGGCAACGATCGGAGTGCCCTGCTGCGCAGGGAGATACGTAGAAAAATGCTCGCTCATGGTTCACTCCGCCTGGGTCATGCCGATGGAACGGCAAGGGTGGTCGATCAGCTTTTTCAGCTCGGCGTCCAGGCCCAGCAGCGTCAGGGTTACCCCCATCATCTCCAGCGACGTAAAGTAATTGCCCACGTAGCAGCGATGGATTTTCAAGCCTCGGGCCTTGAGCAGGCGCTCCACTTCGGCGTAGAACACGTAGAGCTCCATCACCGGCGTTGCTCCGAGGCCTGAAACCAGCACGACTACGCTGTCGTCCACGCTGAAATCCCGATCGGCCAGAATCGGCGCCAGCATGCGTTCTGCCATGGCCGCCGCAGACTCGATGTCGATGACTTCGATACCCGGTTCGCCATGGTGGCCGATGCCCAGCTCCATTTTGCCGTCGGGGATCTGAAAGTTGGGCTTGCCGACCGCCGCGATGGTGCAGGGCGTCAGGCCGATACCGATGGATCGGCATTGATCCACGGCCTTCTGCGCGACGCGGATCACGCCGTCCAGATCGTAACCGTGTGCAGCCGCGGCGCCGCCGACCTTCCACATGAAAATTTCCCCGGCCACTCCGCGTCGCTTGGCGATATCGGATTTCGGTGCCGAGGCCACATCGTCGTTGGCCACCACCGTGCGCACTTGCAGGTCTTTGCTGGCGGCCATTTTCATCGCCAGCTTCACGTTCATGTTGTCGCCCGCGTAGTTGCCGTACAGGCAGGCGATGCCTGCACCGTGATCGGCCGCGCGGAAGGCGTCGAAAAAGCTCTTGGCCGTGGGCGAGGAAAAAATCTCGCCGACCGCTACTGCATCCACCAGCCCGGGACCGACATAACCAAGAAAGGCCGGTTCATGACCGGAACCGCCGCCGGTGACGATCCCTACGTGCCCTTGCTCTGAAGGGCGGGTTTTGCTGATGACCCGCGGGTTACCTTCACTTTGCGACAGTTCGGGGTGCGCTACCAGAATGCCGCGCAGCATGTCCTCGACCACCTGGTCCGGATCGTTTATCACTCGGTTCATAACGCGATTTCCTGTGTTCTTTTTATAAGGATCGGGCGGATCAGGGTTCCAGAACCACCTTCAATGATTTATCACCTCGCTCCATGACGGCAAACGCCTCCTTGAACTCCGCCAGGGGGAATTTGTGCGTGACGACGTCGCGCATGTCGATCTTGCGGTTGCCGATAAAGTCGATGGCGCGCGGGTACATGTAGGGACCAAGGTGAGAACCGAGCACGTCCAGCTCCTTGCGGTCACCGATGATCGACCAGTCCACTGTGGCCTCATCGTTGAATACGCTGAACTCCACAAAGCGTCCGAGTTTGCGCAGCATCGCCAGGCCCTGATTGACCGCCTTATGGTGTCCGGTGGCTTCTATATAGATGTCGCAACCGTAGCCGTCGGTTATCTCACGGATCTTCGCCAGCACATCGACCTCGGCCGGGTTCCACACCTCGTCGGCACCCATGCGCAGGGCGAGGGCGGCGCGCTCGGGCTTCATGTCGAGAACGATGAGTTTTTTCGGGTTACGCATGCGAACCGCGCCAATGATCCCGAGGCCCAGTGTGCCGGCCCCGGCGACGACCACAATGTCGTCGAAATCGACATCGGCCCGTTCGGCTGCGTGCAGCGAGCAGGCCAGCGGCTCGATGAGAATGGCTTCGTCCGCGGCAATCGAGTCGGGCACCTTGTGAATGATGCCTTCCTTGGTAAAAATCATGTACTGGGCCATGGCGCCCTGCACGTTGTTCTGGAAGCCGTAAAGGTCGTGCTTCTGGCACATCCAGTACTGTCCGTGGTTGCAGAAGCGGCAGCCCCAGCACGGCACGATCTGCTCGGAGATCACCCGGTCGCCGATCTGCACGCCACGCTTTTCGGCACCAGGGCCGAGCGCCACCACGCGACAGACGAATTCATGGCCGGGAATCATCGGTGGTTTGACGTAGCGAGGCTGCTCGGCATCGCCCCAGAACGAGGGCGCGCCGCGATAGGTCTTGATGTCGCCCATGCAGATGCCACACAGCTCGACCTTGGTGAGGATTTCGTCGGGGCCGGGAGTCGGCACATCCACGGTTTCCAGCCGGTAGTCTTCCGGACCGTGGCAGACCACGGCCTGCATGGTTTTCGGTATGACCGGTGAAAGTTGTTCGGCAGTGCGTTCGGTGACGGTGGACATGACGATGAACCTCACGACAGAAAAATGAATTACTGGATGCTGTAGCCGCCGTCGATCACTACGTTTTCGCCGGTGATCATGCTGGCTGCGTCGCTGAGCAGGTACAGGGCCAGCCCGGCTATTTCCTCCGGCTGAGCGAAGCGGCCTGCCGGGATCTGTGTTTTGGCCCGTTCTCCGACTTCGCCCGCCCAGGCCTTTTTGCCCAGCGCAGTCTCGACGATGGTGGGCGATATGGCGTTGACGTTGATGTGCGGTGCCCACTCCATGGCCAGTACTTTGGTCATGCCGACCACTGCGGCCTTGCTCGCGCAGTACGCGACGTGCCTGTCCAGGCCAATGACTGCGGCCTGCGAGGCAAGGTTGACGATGCGTCCGCTGCCTTGGCCGAGCATGTGTCGCGCGCAGGCCTGGGCGACGAAGAAACTGGCCTTGAGGTTGATCTCCAGCGTCGTGTCCCAGGCCTCTTCGCTGACGTCGACAGCCTTGTCCAGCACGGCAACCCCGGCACTGTTGATCAGGTAATCAATACGCTTGAAATGCTCGAAGACGCTGTCGATGGTGCTGTTGACCTGATCGACGCTGCGCAGGTCGACCGCAATACCAATGTGCCCGCTGCCCAGGCTGGCGGCAACCTCGGCCACTGCCGGGTCACGGTCCAGCAGTGCGACCCGCGCCCCGCGTGCGACCAGCAGGCTGGCACAGGCAAGGCCAATCCCGGCTGCTCCGCCGGTGATGACCGCACAACGGCCATTGAGATCGAACGCCTTGTTCCAGAATTCAGACATGAAGATGACTCCTGTAGCGCTGTTTTTTTGAAGATTCAAACACGTTAGCTTTTGATTCTGGCCGAAGGCCGTGGGAGCGAACTTGTTCGCGAAGAGGCCGGTATGACCGCCGAAAATGCGTCGTTTGAAATACTGTCTTCGCGAACAAGCGAAGCGTCGCCCGGTTCGCTCCCACGCCCTTCGGGCAGAAGCGGGAATCTCAGACCGCTTACTTGCCGCCGCTGACCTGTTTGTACAGTGCATCGGCGTTGGCATCGGTGACCGGCACCCAGGGCAGGATGTAGTTCTTGTCGGTGCCGTCGCCCCATTTGACGTCTTTGGCATAGCGCTCCCAGATCACCGACTGCGGCTTGTAATCCTTGCCGGCCAGGGTGCGAAGGGCGACATCGAGGGCGCCCTGCGATTGGGCCTGGGCGTCCTGCAGGAAGGTCGTGATTTCATTTTTCTTCGCCGCCTGGATGGCGTCAGGCATGCCGTCGATGGAGGTGATCGGCACATCGGCAGGCTTCAGGTTGCGTGATATCACCGCTTGCAGGGCACCGAGAGCCATGTCGTCGTTCTGCGAAATGATCCCGGAGATGCCGCCGTTCTGATGCGCGTTGAGCCAGTCTTCAGTCAGGGTCTGGGCTTCGGCCCGGGACCAATTGGCGGTCTTCTTCTCGATGATCTTGATGTCCGGGTGTTTGCTCAGGACTTCCAGTTCACCTTTTTCCCGATCAATTTGCGCCGACTGGCCAATCGGCCCCTGGATGATCACCACATTGCCTTTGCCCTTGAGTTTGTCGACCATGGCCTGTGCCTGCAGGCGACCACCCTCGACATCGTCGTTGCCGACGTAAGGCACCTTGTTGCCAGCAACCCGGGTGTTCGATGCGATGACCGGTATGTCGTTTTCCATCGCCCTGGCCACCGTGCCGACGCCGGCCTTGGTGTCGATGGGCACGAAAATGATCGCATCGTAGTGCTGAGTGATCATGGTCTCTATCTGATTGTTCTGGGTCAGCGCATCGTAGTTACCGTCGAACACGGTGATTTTCACGGTGCCGTCCTTGACCGCCGGATGCTCCTTGAGCTCTCGCACCCAGTTCTGCATGAACTGCCCCTTGAGGCCATACACCGCCGCGCCGATCTTGTAAGTCTTGCCATCGGCGGCCATGGAGATACTGCTGGCGAGCAGGGAGAACGCCGCGACAGCGGCCAGGGATGTACCGAATTTCATGATAAGAACCTCGTTATTGTTGTAGTCAGTCGTTCATGCCGGTTTAGCGTTTTTTCTTGCGCCACACATCAATCAACACTGCGAACACGATGATCAGGCCCTTGGCGACCTGCTGGTAATAGGAGGACACGCCGAGCAGGTTAAGGCCGTTGTTGATCACGCCGATCAGTAGCGCACCAAACAGCGTGCCGACAATGCTGCCGGTGCCTCCCGACAGACTGGTGCCGCCGATGACCACTGCTGCGATAGCGTCCAGTTCGTAGGACATGCCGGCCTGGGGCAGGGCGGAGGTGGTTCTGGCGGACAGCACTACGCCTGCCAGTCCGGCGAGCAGCCCGGAAACCACGTACACCGAAAACATCACCTTGCGTACGCCGATACCGGAGGTGCGTGCGCTCTTTTCGTTACCGCCGACGGCGTACACGTAACGGCCGTAGGTGGTGTAGCGCAGGACCATCCAGAAAATCAGCGCAACCACCGCGAAGATAATGATCGGCACACCAATCGGGCCGATCCGGCCGATACCCAACGCCAGGTATTCTTCGGGCAGGTCAGTCACCGGGCTGCCGTCGTTGAGGATGAAGGTCATGCCGCGGGCGATGCTGAGCATGCCCAGGGTGGCGACGAACGGTGGAATCGAAAGATTGGCGACCATGAAGCCATTGACCACGCCGAGCATGGCACCGGCAAACATGCCTGCGCTGACTGCCGCCAGCAGGCCATAGCCCTGTGTCGCCACCAGTGCGCTGCACAATCCGGCGAACGCCAGAATCGAGCCGACGGAAAGGTCGATGCCCTTGGTCAGGATCACGTAGGTCATGCCGACCGCGAGAATGCCGTTGATCGAGGTCTGGCGCAGGATGTCCATCCAGTTGCGCCAGGTCATGAAATATTCGCTGGCAAAAGCCAGTACCAGGCACAACAGAATGAACACCAGCGGCAGGCCGAAACGGTCGAGAGACAGACGCAGGCGGCTGCGTGGAGACGTGGAGGCTGGTGCGATGATGGTTTTGGCATTCATGAGGCAAGACTCAACAGGACTTCCTGGGAAAGATCGGCATCGCTGCTGATGGTCACCAGCTTGCCACCTTTGAACACGGCGATTCGGTCACTGAGGCGCAGCAGCTCCGGCGCCTCCGAAGAGACCACGATGGCAGCCCCGCCAGCGCGTACGAACTGATCCAGCAGGTGATAGATTTCCTGCTTGGCACCCTCGTCGATGCCCCGGGTCGGCTCGTCGCAGAGCAGGCACACCGGTTCGGTGGAGAGGCATTTGGCGAGGACGACCTTCTGTTGGTTGCCGCCGCTCATCGACGCGACGGTCAGATCCAGCGACGTCGTCTTGATCTGCAGGCGCTTGACCATGTCTTCGGCCAGCCTGTGCTCCTTGCGGGCATCGATCAGCGACCAGTTCGACAGCCGGCGGTAAGCCGACAGCGCGATGTTGGACAGGATGCTGCCACTGAGCACCAGACCGCTGTCCTTGCGGTCTTCGGTGACCAGTGAAACGCCCGCGCGAATGGTCGCCTTGGGCATACCGACCGGCAGTGGCTTGCCTTGCAGGGTCACGCTGCCGGCGTCCGGTGTGGTCAGGCCATAGAGACAATTGAGGAACTCGCTGCGACCCGAGCCCATCAGCCCATAAATGCCGAGAATTTCGCCGTGACGCACGTGCAGGCTGATGTCTTCGAACTCGCCGTTGCGGCTCAGGCCCTCGACCTTCAGGCAGCACTCGGCTGCGCATTCGCGGCCGACCTTGTGATCGATACGCGCCAACTCCTGACCGACAATACCGCGCACAAGGTGTGCCCGGTCGATATCGGCCATGCGTCCGCTTTCGACAAAGGCGCCGTCGCGAAAGATGCTGTAATCGTCGGCAATCTGTGCCAGCTCGCTGAGGCGGTGGGAAACATAGATGATGCCCGCGCCCCGGGCGGCAAGCCGGCGGATGGCCTTGAACAGGATTTGCGCCTCACGCTCGCCAATGGCCGAGGTGGGCTCGTCCATGATCATCACTGAGCAGTCATGGCTGAAGGCCTTGGCAATTTCCACCAGTTGTATCTGCGCCACACTCAGCAAATGCATGGGGCTGGTGGCGTCGACGTCGAATTCCAGCTCGTCCAGCAGTGCGCGGGTGCGTCGGTTCAGTTCCTTGCTGTCAACAATGCACCCGGCCCGACGTGGCTCGCGGCCCAGCCAGATGTTCTCGGCGACGGTCATGAAGGGGATGGGTTCCAGCTCTTGGGTGATCATCGCAATCCCGGCTGCCAGAGCATCGCCGGGACGATTGAACTGCACCGGCTCGCCGTTGAGCAGGATGGTCCCGGCATCACGTTGGGTGATGCCCATCAGAATGCTCAGAAAAGTGGACTTGCCGGCGCCATTGCCGCCGCACAGGGCGTGCACGCTTCCGGCTCGCAATGAGAGACGCCCGTCACGCAGGGCGGGGATGCCAGCGTAAGCCTTGGTGACGTGTTCAGCCTGGAGCAGTAATGGCATGGCCATTGGCGTGTCCTCGTGCTGTGAATTCTTATTAGGTGCTGATGCGTTGCTCAGTGAGCATATGTGTACCAAATGAAATTCTGATCAGTCAATCTGTTTCATATAAAAGTTTTGAAGTGCCGCCTGAGAGGCAGTGCTGCGGCGATTAGGAGCTTTTATTGAGTGTTCGCTGGAAAACTTGCTTGACAGAACAGAGCTAATGTTCGAGAAATGGCTGATTGGAATTTCACCGATTGAACATTTGGTCAGATGATAAGACCTCGGCAGCGGAGCCTGATGCCATGAACACACCTTTCGCGGTGGCTATCGGATGTGATGAAGCGGGTTATGAACTCAAGGAATTGTTGAAGCGCCATATCGAGTCGCTGGGTTATCCGGTGACCGATTTCGGTACTCATTCCACGGCCCCGGTGCTTTACCCGGACATCGCCCTGGCCGTGGCCACAGCCATCAACGCCGGGCAGCAGCGGCTTGGCGTGCTGGTCTGTGGGACCGGAATAGGCATGGCCATCTCCGCCAACAAGGTCTTCGGCATTCGTGCGGCCCAGGCTCACGACACCTATTCGGCAGAGCGAGCGCGCAAGAGCAACGATGCGCAAATTCTTTCTATCGGTGCACGGGTGATCGGCACGGAACTGGCGAAAAGCATCGTCAAATCGTTTCTGGAGTCTGAGTTCGAAGCCGCGCGCTCCGGCGCCAAGGTCGAACGCATCAATGCGATAGAGCGTGACGGACATCAATAGTCAGTGGACGGGACAGGGCGGGAGTAGGGAGAATGTGCCTTTGACGCCGAAACGGAAGCCCGTTCACATGAGTGACAGTACCCAGCGCATGGCCAGCGACATCGACCTGATGACTGAAGTCGCTATGCTCTATTACCTTGAGAACGTCACTCAGGAGGCCATCGCCAAACGCTTTGACCTGTCGCGCGCAAAAGTCAGCCGACTGCTCAAACGCGCACGTGATGAAGGGATTGTCGAAGTACGGGTGCTGCAGCACCCGGCGATGAACAACGAGCTGGAACTGGCGCTGGTCGAGCGCTTTCAACTGGACAGGGCGTTGATTGCAGTCGACCACAGCGACCCGGACACCCAGCGCTCGGCGGTCGCCAGCCTGGTTGCCAATTACCTGAACAAGACCCTCGGCGACGGCATGATCGTCGCGGTAGGCATGGGCCGCAATGTGGGTGCGGTTGCGGACAACGTCTTCCTGCCGGTGACGCGCAACTGCACATTTGTCTGTGCCATCGGCGGTTCGCTCAAGGCGGGCGAGTACATGAACCCCGACCACATCTGCCGCCGTCTGGCGCTGCGCTTCGGTGGCGAAAGCGAGAGCCTGTACGCCCCGGCGCTGGTCGCCAACCCCGAACTGCGCAGTGTTCTGATCAGCAACGACACCGTGCGCTCGACGCTTGACCGTGCGCGGCGTGCCGACATGGCGCTGATCGGTATCGGTGACATGAGCGAGAACAGCAATATGGTGCGCATGGGCTGGTTCTCCCCGCAGGAAATCGCCCAGGCCAGGCTGTCCGGCACGGTGGGCGACATGATGGGCTATGACTTCATCGACATTCATGGCAAGCCTGCGGTGAATGCCATACAGGGCCGGGTGATCGGCCTGACCGTGCAGGAATTGTTTCGTATCCCGGATGTAGTGGCCATCGCCAGTGAAAACACCAAGGCCGCCGCCACGCTGGGTGCCTTGCGCTCAGGCGTGATCAACACCCTGGCAACCACCGTCACCAACGCCCATACCATCCTTGCCCTGGATGACGCGACACGCAAAAACTGACACTACGGGCGAAATCCGTGGTCGAAAGCGTCGCTGCGCAAGATCGGATAACAATAAAGGGCAAGGAAGATGATTCTCAAAGTGACCGGTATCGTCATCGCGATACTCAGCCTCATTCTGCTGTTCATGGGTGCGCAACTGGTGGCTGCCGGCGGTTCACCGGCCTACTCGGTGATTGCCCTGGGTTTGCTGGCCACAGCAACCCTGGTATTCCTGAAAAGGAAATCGGCACTTACCCTGTATGCCTTGATGATGTGGGCGATCCTGATCTGGATCATCTACGAAGCCGGCCTCGACAGATGGCAGTGGATCCCTCGCGGCGATCTGTTTGCACTGATTGGCCTGTGGCTGGCCATGCCTTGGGTAGTGCGGCCGCTTTATCAGGCTTGCTCGAGTAGCGATAAGCGTCGTTTTCATCCGTTGCTGGGCGGTACGCTTGGCGCAATGCTGCTGATCGTGATTGCGCTGATGTTTCACGATCCGTACCCGCAGCAGGGGTGGATCGACAACGTGGCGACCACCCGCAGCGCCGAGTCGGCAGGCCGTGACTGGGCTGCATATGGCGGTAGCAACGCGGGCCAGCGCTTCTCCAGCCTCGATCAGATCAACCCGGACAACGTCGGCAAGCTGTCAGTCGCTTGGGAATACCACACCGGCGACCTGCGTGATGAGGACAAGGACGCTGGCGAGTACACCTTTGAAGCGACGCCCCTCAAGATCAACGACCGGGTGTACGTGTGCACGCCTCATAACGAAGTGCATGCACTGAACCCGCAGACCGGGCAACTGGCCTGGAAATACACCCCCGAAAAAAAACGCTCGTACCTGCAACAGCATCAGACCTGCCGTGGCGTCAGCTATTATTCCGCGGCCTCCAGCTCGACGGGTCAGCCACAACAGCCGGCTCAGTGTGCCAAACGCATCATCACCGCGACTGCAGACGCCAGACTGGTAGCGCTTGATGCCGACACCGGCAACCTGTGCAGCGACTTCGGCAGCGGCGGGGTGATCGACTTGAGCGTCAACATGGGCACCATCCGCCCGCACGCGCTGATGCAGACCTCCGCGCCACTGATTGCCGGTGAACTGATCGTGATCGGCAGCTCGATCATGGATAACGGCTATAACGATGGCAACCCGTCGGGTGTGATTCGCGCCTACGACGTCATCGCCGGCCGGCTGGTATGGAACTTCGATCCGCAAAACCCGGACAACACGCAACCCATAGCGGCTGACCAGAACTATCCGCAAGATACGCCGGTCGCTTGGGCAACCCTGAGCGCCGATGTTAAAAACGGTCTGGTGTACGTCCCGTTTGGCAACGCTTCGCCCGACGAAAACGGCACCCGGCGTAACCCCGACAGCAACACCGAGCAGTTTCGCGATGCGCTGGTGGCACTCGACCTGAAGACCGGCGCGCTACGCTGGAAATTCCAGACCTCGAACAATGACCTCTGGGATCGCGACAACCCCTCGCAGCCCTCACTGCTGGATCTGGGAAAGGACGGCAACCGCCAGCCTGCCGTGGTATTGCCGACCAAGGTCGGCAACATTTTCGTGCTTAACCGACTGACGGGGGAGCCGATCGTGCCTGTCGATCAGGTCAGTGTGCGCACCGATGGCGGTGTCGAAGGCGAGCGCTTTGCACCCACCCAGCCGGTCTCGCGACTTAACTTCATCCCGCCGGTGTTGACCGAGAAGTCCATGTGGGGCGTTACGCCGTTTGACCAGATGGCTTGCCGGATCGCTTACAACACACTTCGTTATGACGGTAACCCCTGGACACCGGCCACCGAGTCAGGCTCGCTGATCTATCCCGGCAATATAGGCGTGTTCAACTGGGGTTCGGTGGCCGTGGACCCTGACCGCCAATTGCTGATCGCCGCACCGGTGCGCCTGGCGTATGTCTACAACCTGATCAAGCGCCCCGCGCAGGCCCAGGAAAAACGCCTGTTCACTCAGGAGGGCAAGCCCTACTGGAACGAGAACTTCGACGGTGACTCCGCCATTCGTATTTCCAGATTCGCCTCAAGCCTTGCCATCCCGTGCACAGCGCCACCGTGGGGGACCATGGCCGGGGTCGACCTGACAACTGGCAAGACCCAATGGATGCGTCGGGTCGGCACCACCAAAAACCTCAAAACCAGCTTCATGCAGGGACGTTTCCCGGTTGGCTTTCCCATGGGCATGGTCGCCCATGGCGGTCCGATGGTGACGGCAGGCGGACTGGCCTTTCACGGCGCGACGGCGGATAACTTTTTCCGCGCCTACGACGTCAATAGCGGCAAAGTGCTCTGGGAATACGAGTTACCCGCGGGTGGCCAATCGATTCCTTCGACGTATACCGGCAACGACGGCAAACAGTACGTGGTCATCGCTGCTGGCGGTCACGGATCGCTTGGTACGACGCTGGGCGACAGCGTGATTGCCTTCCGGGTTGATTGAAAACAGGAGCGTCTGTGCGAAAGGGCCTTTAGTGGCCCTTTTTTCCGGGTGCGTATCGCTGCAGTTCATTCACCAGGGCATACGCGCTTCAATCACCTGCCATCCAGCGTGCCAGGCCATGTCGTCCGCTGACGCCCAGTTTGGCGGTAGCGCGCTTGAGGTAGGTCTCCACCGAACTGTTCTTGACCTTGAGGCGCTGCGCCATTTCAGCCACGGTGCCACCGGTCAGCAAGCCCAGGCAGACTTCCTGCTCGCGTGCTGAAAGTGTGACCGAGTCCTGTGCAAGCCTGCCAGTGAATGCCTGATCCAGCGAGCCAGGCTCAGGTTCGACGCGGGTGG encodes:
- the dhaL gene encoding dihydroxyacetone kinase subunit DhaL, whose product is MSEHFSTYLPAQQGTPIVADLVSVIVANREYLSEVDGAIGDGDHGINMAKGFAHCGRTIEGRQLSLAEALDELTLSLMEGIGGSMGPLYGSLFIGMADQVRGCEQIDAAAFASLLRGGLTSLQDITEAGVGDKCLMDTLIPAVEAFEQAHARGESFSAALDTMKSAASQGRDSTRDLVAKIGRASRLGERSLGVLDAGAVSCCLILTQLADSVQPRLKDR
- a CDS encoding dihydroxyacetone kinase subunit DhaK encodes the protein MNRVINDPDQVVEDMLRGILVAHPELSQSEGNPRVISKTRPSEQGHVGIVTGGGSGHEPAFLGYVGPGLVDAVAVGEIFSSPTAKSFFDAFRAADHGAGIACLYGNYAGDNMNVKLAMKMAASKDLQVRTVVANDDVASAPKSDIAKRRGVAGEIFMWKVGGAAAAHGYDLDGVIRVAQKAVDQCRSIGIGLTPCTIAAVGKPNFQIPDGKMELGIGHHGEPGIEVIDIESAAAMAERMLAPILADRDFSVDDSVVVLVSGLGATPVMELYVFYAEVERLLKARGLKIHRCYVGNYFTSLEMMGVTLTLLGLDAELKKLIDHPCRSIGMTQAE
- a CDS encoding MDR/zinc-dependent alcohol dehydrogenase-like family protein, which produces MSTVTERTAEQLSPVIPKTMQAVVCHGPEDYRLETVDVPTPGPDEILTKVELCGICMGDIKTYRGAPSFWGDAEQPRYVKPPMIPGHEFVCRVVALGPGAEKRGVQIGDRVISEQIVPCWGCRFCNHGQYWMCQKHDLYGFQNNVQGAMAQYMIFTKEGIIHKVPDSIAADEAILIEPLACSLHAAERADVDFDDIVVVAGAGTLGLGIIGAVRMRNPKKLIVLDMKPERAALALRMGADEVWNPAEVDVLAKIREITDGYGCDIYIEATGHHKAVNQGLAMLRKLGRFVEFSVFNDEATVDWSIIGDRKELDVLGSHLGPYMYPRAIDFIGNRKIDMRDVVTHKFPLAEFKEAFAVMERGDKSLKVVLEP
- a CDS encoding SDR family oxidoreductase, with amino-acid sequence MSEFWNKAFDLNGRCAVITGGAAGIGLACASLLVARGARVALLDRDPAVAEVAASLGSGHIGIAVDLRSVDQVNSTIDSVFEHFKRIDYLINSAGVAVLDKAVDVSEEAWDTTLEINLKASFFVAQACARHMLGQGSGRIVNLASQAAVIGLDRHVAYCASKAAVVGMTKVLAMEWAPHINVNAISPTIVETALGKKAWAGEVGERAKTQIPAGRFAQPEEIAGLALYLLSDAASMITGENVVIDGGYSIQ
- a CDS encoding substrate-binding domain-containing protein, whose protein sequence is MKFGTSLAAVAAFSLLASSISMAADGKTYKIGAAVYGLKGQFMQNWVRELKEHPAVKDGTVKITVFDGNYDALTQNNQIETMITQHYDAIIFVPIDTKAGVGTVARAMENDIPVIASNTRVAGNKVPYVGNDDVEGGRLQAQAMVDKLKGKGNVVIIQGPIGQSAQIDREKGELEVLSKHPDIKIIEKKTANWSRAEAQTLTEDWLNAHQNGGISGIISQNDDMALGALQAVISRNLKPADVPITSIDGMPDAIQAAKKNEITTFLQDAQAQSQGALDVALRTLAGKDYKPQSVIWERYAKDVKWGDGTDKNYILPWVPVTDANADALYKQVSGGK
- a CDS encoding ABC transporter permease, giving the protein MNAKTIIAPASTSPRSRLRLSLDRFGLPLVFILLCLVLAFASEYFMTWRNWMDILRQTSINGILAVGMTYVILTKGIDLSVGSILAFAGLCSALVATQGYGLLAAVSAGMFAGAMLGVVNGFMVANLSIPPFVATLGMLSIARGMTFILNDGSPVTDLPEEYLALGIGRIGPIGVPIIIFAVVALIFWMVLRYTTYGRYVYAVGGNEKSARTSGIGVRKVMFSVYVVSGLLAGLAGVVLSARTTSALPQAGMSYELDAIAAVVIGGTSLSGGTGSIVGTLFGALLIGVINNGLNLLGVSSYYQQVAKGLIIVFAVLIDVWRKKKR
- a CDS encoding sugar ABC transporter ATP-binding protein — its product is MAMPLLLQAEHVTKAYAGIPALRDGRLSLRAGSVHALCGGNGAGKSTFLSILMGITQRDAGTILLNGEPVQFNRPGDALAAGIAMITQELEPIPFMTVAENIWLGREPRRAGCIVDSKELNRRTRALLDELEFDVDATSPMHLLSVAQIQLVEIAKAFSHDCSVMIMDEPTSAIGEREAQILFKAIRRLAARGAGIIYVSHRLSELAQIADDYSIFRDGAFVESGRMADIDRAHLVRGIVGQELARIDHKVGRECAAECCLKVEGLSRNGEFEDISLHVRHGEILGIYGLMGSGRSEFLNCLYGLTTPDAGSVTLQGKPLPVGMPKATIRAGVSLVTEDRKDSGLVLSGSILSNIALSAYRRLSNWSLIDARKEHRLAEDMVKRLQIKTTSLDLTVASMSGGNQQKVVLAKCLSTEPVCLLCDEPTRGIDEGAKQEIYHLLDQFVRAGGAAIVVSSEAPELLRLSDRIAVFKGGKLVTISSDADLSQEVLLSLAS
- the rpiB gene encoding ribose 5-phosphate isomerase B codes for the protein MNTPFAVAIGCDEAGYELKELLKRHIESLGYPVTDFGTHSTAPVLYPDIALAVATAINAGQQRLGVLVCGTGIGMAISANKVFGIRAAQAHDTYSAERARKSNDAQILSIGARVIGTELAKSIVKSFLESEFEAARSGAKVERINAIERDGHQ
- a CDS encoding sugar-binding transcriptional regulator, whose translation is MSDSTQRMASDIDLMTEVAMLYYLENVTQEAIAKRFDLSRAKVSRLLKRARDEGIVEVRVLQHPAMNNELELALVERFQLDRALIAVDHSDPDTQRSAVASLVANYLNKTLGDGMIVAVGMGRNVGAVADNVFLPVTRNCTFVCAIGGSLKAGEYMNPDHICRRLALRFGGESESLYAPALVANPELRSVLISNDTVRSTLDRARRADMALIGIGDMSENSNMVRMGWFSPQEIAQARLSGTVGDMMGYDFIDIHGKPAVNAIQGRVIGLTVQELFRIPDVVAIASENTKAAATLGALRSGVINTLATTVTNAHTILALDDATRKN